The Salvelinus alpinus chromosome 28, SLU_Salpinus.1, whole genome shotgun sequence genome includes a window with the following:
- the LOC139557332 gene encoding solute carrier family 35 member E2A-like — translation MASNSRAGRHSLWWFLSPFRSRQERVVLARSESMPGEHVLKITITETTVIEADSGVWNSKSLVYLGLWYFFSFCTLFLNKYILSLLEGEPSMLGAVQMVSTTIIGFLKMYVPCCLYQHKSRTEYPPNFLMIMLFVGLMRFTSVVLGLVSLKNVAVSFAETVKSSAPIFTVIMSRLILGEYTGMWVNLSLFPVMAGLALCTATEISFNMLGFSAALSTNIMDCLQNVFSKKLLSGDTYKFSPTELQFYTSAAAVIMLIPAWVFLMDLPVIGKSERSFSWSQDIVLLLLFDGVLFHLQSVTAYALMGRISPVTFSVASTVKHAMSIWLSIIVFSNQITVLSAAGTALVFVGVLLYNKAKQFQRDTLQALAHAQAQDQHNKPLLQDHELKASDRYTPQETKGGETKEVCSF, via the exons ATGGCTTCCAACAGTCGGGCTGGAAGACATTCCCTGTGGTGGTTTCTCTCGCCGTTCCGGAGCAGGCAGGAGCGTGTGGTGCTGGCACGCAGCGAGAGCATGCCGGGGGAACACGTGCTGAAGATCACCATCACAGAGACCACTGTGATCGAGGCAGACTCGGGGGTGTGGAACTCTAAGTCGCTGGTCTACCTGGGCCTGTGGTACTTCTTCAGCTTCTGCACACTGTTCCTCAACAAGTACATCCTGTCTCTGCTGGAGGGGGAACCCAGCATGCTGG GCGCTGTTCAAATGGTCTCCACCACCATCATAGGCTTTCTGAAGATGTATGTGCCTTGCTGCCTATACCAGCACAAGTCCAGGACTGAGTACCCCCCCAACTTCctcatgatcatgctgtttgtggGGCTCATGAG GTTCACTAGTGTGGTGCTGGGACTGGTGAGCCTGAAGAATGTGGCTGTCTCCTTTGCTGAGACAGTGAAGAGCTCCGCGCCCATCTTCACTGTCATCATGTCTAGGCTGATCCTAGGGGAATACACAG GGATGTGGGTGAACCTGTCCCTTTTTCCTGTCATGGCTGGCCTGGCCCTCTGCACTGCAACAGAGATCAGTTTTAATATGCTGGGCTTCTCTGCAGCCCTCTCCACCAACATCATGGACTG TTTACAGAATGTTTTTTCAAAGAAGCTACTAAGTGGAGACACCTACAAATTCAG CCCTACAGAACTGCAGTTCTACACCAGTGCAGCTGCAGTCATTATGCTAATACCTGCCTGGGTCTTCCTCATG GACCTTCCAGTGATTGGGAAGAGTGAGCGTTCGTTCAGCTGGAGTCAAGACATCGTTCTGCTGCTGCTGTTTGATGGGGTCCTGTTCCACCTGCAGAGTGTCACCGCCTACGCCCTCATGGGACGCATTTCTCCCGTCACCTTTAG TGTTGCCAGCACAGTGAAGCATGCCATGTCTATCTGGCTGAGCATCATTGTGTTCAGTAACCAGATAACGGTGCTCAGCGCTGCCGGCACGGCCCTGGTTTTTGTTGGTGTGCTGCTGTACAACAAGGCCAAGCAGTTTCAGAGAGACACATTACAGGCCCTGGCCCACGCCCAGGCTCAGGACCAACACAACAAACCACTTCTGCAGGACCACGAGCTCAAAGCATCGGACCGATACACTCCCCAGGAGACCAAAGGGGGAGAGACCAAAGAGGTCTGTTCTTTTTAA